A region of Streptomyces sp. NBC_01264 DNA encodes the following proteins:
- a CDS encoding response regulator transcription factor, whose amino-acid sequence MGDTQLERSVLETVDGLAGDNPGISVLGLSALHANALVNGDPAVLSRIIAQSPDPLSVALATEELAKLSGAKADPSQGKPEGAALNSACWSGLSDMERRIAYLVSAGMTNQQIAKRVHLSAHTVNYHLRKIYRRLNINTRVELARGAASYSSRAAIYSIEGE is encoded by the coding sequence GTGGGCGACACCCAGCTGGAGCGCAGCGTTCTCGAAACGGTGGACGGCCTCGCCGGCGACAATCCCGGCATCTCGGTGCTCGGCCTCAGCGCCCTGCACGCGAACGCGCTGGTGAACGGCGATCCGGCCGTCCTGTCGCGCATCATCGCGCAGTCGCCGGACCCGCTCTCGGTCGCCCTCGCGACGGAGGAACTCGCCAAGCTCTCCGGTGCGAAGGCGGACCCCTCGCAGGGCAAGCCCGAGGGGGCGGCGCTCAATTCCGCCTGCTGGTCCGGTCTTTCCGACATGGAGCGGCGCATCGCGTACCTGGTGAGCGCGGGGATGACGAACCAGCAGATCGCCAAGCGGGTTCACCTGTCGGCGCACACGGTGAATTACCACCTCAGGAAGATCTACCGGAGGCTGAACATCAACACGCGCGTCGAACTGGCACGCGGAGCCGCGAGCTATTCGAGCAGGGCGGCGATCTACTCGATCGAAGGCGAGTAG
- a CDS encoding RecQ family ATP-dependent DNA helicase: MDNLELRAEADAVLAELVGAPGGAARLREDQWQAVSALVEERRRALVVQRTGWGKSAVYFVATALLRRRGAGPTVIISPLLALMRNQVDAAARAGIQARTINSANPEEWETIYGEVERGETDVLLVSPERLNSVDFREQVLPKLAATTGLLVVDEAHCISDWGHDFRPDYRRLRTMLAELAPGVPVLATTATANARVTADVAEQLGTGGGGALVLRGPLDRESLRLGVLELPNAAHRLAWLGERLGDLPGSGIIYTLTVAAAEEVAAFLRQRGYPVASYTGKTENADRLQAEEDLLANRVKALVATSALGMGFDKPDLGFVVHLGSPSSPIAYYQQVGRAGRGVDHADVLLLPGREDEAIWAYFASVGFPPEEQVRRTLDVLEQAGRPLSLPALEPLVDLRRSRLETMLKVLDVDGAVKRVKGGWTSTGQPWEYDAQRYEWVARQRQAEQQAMRDYVATKGCRMEFLQRQLDDEKATPCGRCDSCAGPWLDPAVSHGALDTATGELDRPGVEVEPRRMWPSGMPAVGVDLKGRIPVGQQAATGRALGRLSDIGWGNRLRPLLAERAADGPVPDDVLAAVVTVVADWARSPGGWAGGATARPVGIVAMPSRSRPQLVGSLAEGLARVGRLPLLGSLAYTPQAGEYGAHRSNSAQRLRALAASFAVPDELAAALAATPGPVLLVDDFADSGWTLAVGARLLRQSGAEQVLPLTLALAG, encoded by the coding sequence ATGGACAACCTGGAGCTCCGCGCTGAAGCCGATGCCGTCCTCGCTGAGCTGGTCGGCGCCCCGGGGGGTGCGGCACGGCTGCGGGAGGACCAGTGGCAGGCCGTGTCGGCCCTGGTGGAGGAGCGCCGGCGGGCGCTGGTGGTGCAGCGCACGGGGTGGGGCAAATCGGCGGTCTACTTCGTGGCGACGGCCCTGCTGCGCCGCCGCGGCGCGGGCCCGACGGTGATCATCTCCCCGCTCCTCGCGCTGATGCGCAACCAGGTCGACGCGGCGGCGCGGGCCGGCATCCAGGCACGGACGATCAACTCGGCCAACCCGGAGGAGTGGGAGACGATCTACGGGGAGGTCGAGCGGGGCGAGACCGACGTCCTCCTCGTGAGCCCGGAGCGCCTCAACTCGGTGGACTTCCGCGAGCAGGTGCTGCCCAAGCTCGCGGCCACGACCGGCCTGCTGGTGGTCGACGAGGCCCACTGCATCTCCGACTGGGGCCACGACTTCCGCCCCGACTACCGCCGGCTGCGCACCATGCTCGCCGAGCTCGCCCCCGGCGTGCCCGTGCTCGCCACCACCGCGACGGCCAACGCGCGGGTCACCGCGGACGTGGCCGAGCAGCTGGGCACGGGAGGCGGCGGCGCCCTGGTGCTGCGCGGCCCGCTCGACCGGGAGAGCCTGCGGCTGGGCGTGCTGGAGCTGCCGAACGCGGCGCACCGGCTCGCGTGGCTGGGGGAGCGGCTGGGGGACCTGCCGGGCTCGGGGATCATCTACACGCTGACGGTGGCCGCCGCGGAAGAGGTCGCGGCCTTCCTGCGCCAGCGCGGGTACCCGGTGGCTTCGTACACCGGGAAGACGGAGAACGCCGACCGGCTGCAGGCCGAGGAGGATCTGCTCGCCAACCGGGTGAAGGCGCTGGTGGCGACCTCCGCGCTGGGCATGGGCTTCGACAAGCCGGACCTGGGGTTCGTGGTGCACCTGGGCTCCCCCTCGTCCCCGATCGCCTACTACCAGCAGGTGGGGCGGGCGGGGCGCGGCGTGGACCACGCCGACGTGCTGCTGCTGCCGGGGCGGGAGGACGAGGCGATCTGGGCGTACTTCGCCTCGGTGGGGTTCCCGCCCGAGGAGCAGGTCCGGCGGACCCTGGACGTACTGGAGCAGGCGGGCCGCCCGCTGTCGCTGCCGGCGCTGGAGCCCTTGGTGGACCTGCGGCGTTCGCGGCTGGAGACGATGCTCAAGGTCCTGGACGTGGACGGTGCGGTCAAGCGTGTCAAGGGGGGCTGGACCTCCACCGGGCAGCCCTGGGAGTACGACGCGCAGCGCTACGAGTGGGTGGCCCGGCAGCGGCAGGCGGAGCAGCAGGCCATGCGGGACTACGTCGCCACCAAGGGGTGCCGGATGGAGTTCCTGCAGCGGCAGCTCGACGACGAGAAGGCCACCCCCTGCGGCCGCTGCGACTCCTGCGCCGGGCCCTGGCTCGACCCCGCCGTGTCCCACGGGGCCCTCGACACGGCGACCGGTGAGCTGGACCGACCCGGGGTCGAGGTGGAGCCCCGCCGGATGTGGCCCTCGGGCATGCCCGCGGTCGGCGTCGACCTCAAGGGCCGCATCCCCGTGGGCCAGCAGGCCGCCACGGGACGCGCGCTGGGCCGGCTGTCGGACATCGGCTGGGGCAACCGGCTGCGCCCGCTGCTGGCGGAGCGGGCCGCGGACGGGCCGGTACCGGACGACGTACTGGCGGCCGTGGTGACGGTGGTGGCCGACTGGGCGCGTTCCCCGGGCGGCTGGGCCGGTGGCGCGACGGCCCGGCCCGTGGGGATCGTGGCCATGCCCTCCCGCTCCCGCCCGCAGCTGGTGGGCTCGCTCGCCGAGGGCCTGGCCAGGGTCGGCCGGCTCCCGCTGCTGGGCAGCCTCGCCTACACCCCGCAGGCCGGCGAGTACGGCGCGCACCGCAGCAACTCCGCCCAGCGGCTGCGCGCCCTGGCCGCCTCCTTCGCCGTCCCCGACGAGCTCGCGGCGGCCCTGGCCGCCACCCCGGGACCGGTCCTGCTCGTCGACGACTTCGCCGACTCCGGCTGGACCCTGGCCGTGGGCGCACGCCTCCTGCGGCAGAGCGGGGCCGAGCAGGTGCTCCCCCTGACCCTCGCCCTGGCGGGGTGA